A genome region from Clostridium pasteurianum includes the following:
- a CDS encoding D-alanyl-D-alanine carboxypeptidase family protein, whose protein sequence is MKHKILSILLSVIIISSFSSNVLAAANEPNIVGTSAISINAKTGEVIYSKNPDSKIFPASTTKLLTSIILNQYKKPSDYMYYSVSAKEQPESSFDKNIHALNVGERLSADDVLKSLLMYSANDMAYVIASNIINKNNAPAVDVRNAFSVIMNNEVKKLGLKNTHFVTPNGLHDPDHYSTAYDMSRIAKAAFSINWIQKTISTQKTTITLDNGTKCEIKNTNKIIDPKEPVYDKTCIGGKTGFTNEAGRCLITIFNRNGEKIIGVVMKSVYDKDDLQVFKDMDNVINYSYNIKPTILYKENQVYSYETVHYKLFKYFGPEKTIKVPLILKDNVTYYKNSFNDSEKKLIKKVSLNEWNLNKDTSVGTLTLKERDMKKSYNLYPSISSNDILSDNKSVYIGTFVCIVLIIGLAVFGCIKFFRRKDRW, encoded by the coding sequence TTGAAACATAAGATTTTATCTATTTTATTATCAGTAATTATTATTTCTTCTTTTTCATCAAATGTATTAGCAGCAGCTAATGAACCAAATATCGTTGGAACTTCTGCTATATCAATTAATGCCAAAACAGGGGAAGTTATTTATTCTAAAAATCCAGATTCAAAAATTTTTCCTGCAAGTACAACAAAACTTTTAACTTCAATAATACTAAATCAATATAAAAAACCTTCTGATTATATGTATTATTCGGTTAGTGCTAAAGAACAACCTGAATCTTCTTTCGATAAAAACATTCATGCACTAAATGTAGGTGAAAGATTATCCGCTGACGATGTTCTTAAAAGTCTTTTAATGTATTCTGCAAATGATATGGCATATGTAATAGCTTCTAATATAATAAATAAAAACAATGCACCTGCCGTAGATGTTAGAAATGCTTTTTCAGTTATTATGAACAATGAAGTAAAAAAATTAGGTCTAAAAAATACTCATTTTGTAACTCCTAATGGGCTTCATGATCCTGATCATTATTCAACCGCATATGATATGAGTAGAATAGCCAAAGCTGCATTTTCTATAAACTGGATACAAAAAACAATTTCCACACAAAAAACAACAATCACACTTGATAATGGTACTAAATGTGAAATTAAAAATACCAATAAAATAATAGACCCCAAAGAACCTGTTTATGATAAAACCTGCATAGGTGGAAAAACAGGATTTACAAATGAAGCTGGGCGATGCCTTATAACTATATTTAATAGAAATGGTGAAAAAATAATAGGCGTAGTAATGAAATCAGTTTATGACAAAGATGATCTTCAAGTTTTTAAAGATATGGACAATGTTATAAACTATAGCTACAACATAAAACCAACTATTTTGTATAAGGAAAATCAAGTTTATAGCTATGAAACAGTGCATTATAAGCTTTTTAAATATTTTGGGCCTGAAAAAACAATAAAAGTTCCTTTAATATTAAAGGATAATGTAACTTATTACAAAAACTCATTTAACGATTCTGAAAAAAAATTAATAAAAAAAGTTTCTTTAAACGAATGGAATTTAAACAAAGATACTTCTGTTGGAACCTTAACTCTTAAGGAAAGAGATATGAAAAAAAGTTACAATCTTTATCCTTCTATTTCTTCAAATGATATTTTATCTGACAATAAATCTGTATATATTGGAACTTTTGTTTGTATAGTTCTTATTATTGGACTTGCAGTATTTGGCTGCATAAAATTTTTCAGAAGAAAAGACAGATGGTAA